One part of the Granulicella arctica genome encodes these proteins:
- the rimP gene encoding ribosome maturation factor RimP, whose product MALQLEEIRAVAQRVAASHHLELVDIEFSGGVKFRTLRIFLEKDAAERSKLAALVESGESLDLPKGVPVERLSGVTHEDCEVFARDFGTVLDVEDLIPGAEYTLEVSSPGLERKLSKPEHFARFQGSLVKLQTFTPINSNRQWQGRLTQFAENVLTLDLAAIKQKGKARKAVTEQIVTIPLANVEKATLIAEI is encoded by the coding sequence ATGGCACTTCAGCTAGAAGAAATTCGGGCCGTAGCACAGCGGGTTGCCGCTTCGCACCATCTGGAGCTCGTGGATATCGAGTTCTCGGGTGGAGTGAAGTTTCGCACATTACGCATCTTCCTTGAAAAAGACGCTGCGGAGCGATCCAAACTCGCGGCTCTGGTCGAATCGGGCGAGTCTCTCGATCTTCCCAAAGGCGTGCCGGTAGAGCGGTTGTCCGGCGTAACCCATGAGGACTGTGAGGTCTTTGCCCGCGATTTCGGGACGGTACTGGATGTCGAAGATCTGATCCCAGGGGCTGAATACACCTTGGAGGTCTCGTCACCGGGATTAGAGCGGAAGTTGTCGAAACCGGAGCACTTCGCCCGGTTTCAAGGAAGTTTGGTCAAGTTGCAGACTTTTACGCCGATCAACAGCAATCGGCAGTGGCAAGGCAGGCTAACGCAGTTCGCTGAGAATGTCTTGACGTTGGATCTGGCGGCGATCAAGCAGAAGGGCAAGGCGCGGAAGGCAGTTACGGAGCAGATCGTGACGATTCCGCTGGCAAATGTCGAGAAGGCGACTCTGATCGCCGAGATTTAG
- the guaB gene encoding IMP dehydrogenase — protein MINLPLLEALTFDDVLLVPAYSDVVPTQVSTQTQVTRSITLNTPLMSAAMDTVTESRLAIAMAQQGGLGVVHRNLTIEQQAGEIDKVKRSESGMIVDPVTISPEQPIADALDVMRRYKISGVPVTKNKKLVGILTNRDLRFVSRTDLSIDSVMTKENLITVPVGTTLEQAEQILHQHRVEKLLVVNDEYELKGLITVKDIQKKLKYPNASKDSQGRLRVAAAIGATGDFLERAAALVAMRVDALAIDSAHGHSSRVLEAVAEVKKRFPNVDLLAGNVATYDGTLALIDAGADAVKVGIGPGSICTTRMVTGAGMPQITAISEAYRAASQRGIPVIADGGIKYSGDVTKAIAAGANVVMMGSLFAGVDESPGETILYQGRSFKAYRGMGSLSAMAQGSGERYFQGKEDMTEFSSGERPSLTAREGSSQNRLAKFVPEGIEGRVPHRGPLEAMVYQLVGGLRSGMGYLGCETIADLQTKSRFIRISNAGLRESHVHDVIITREAPNYHVE, from the coding sequence ATGATCAATCTTCCTCTTCTTGAAGCACTGACCTTTGACGATGTCCTCCTCGTTCCTGCCTATAGCGATGTCGTCCCCACGCAGGTCAGCACCCAGACTCAGGTCACCCGTAGCATCACGTTGAATACCCCGCTGATGTCTGCCGCCATGGATACCGTCACCGAGTCGCGCCTTGCCATCGCTATGGCACAGCAAGGTGGCCTGGGCGTCGTCCATCGCAATCTCACGATCGAGCAGCAGGCAGGCGAGATCGACAAGGTCAAGCGTTCTGAAAGCGGGATGATTGTCGACCCAGTGACGATCTCCCCCGAGCAGCCCATTGCCGACGCACTCGACGTTATGCGTCGCTATAAGATCTCCGGTGTTCCTGTCACTAAGAATAAGAAGCTCGTCGGCATCCTCACCAACCGCGACCTCCGCTTCGTCTCCCGTACTGACCTCTCCATCGACTCCGTGATGACCAAGGAAAATCTCATCACCGTGCCCGTCGGTACCACCCTCGAGCAGGCGGAGCAGATCCTTCACCAGCACCGCGTCGAGAAGCTCCTCGTCGTGAATGACGAGTATGAGCTCAAGGGTCTCATCACGGTCAAGGACATCCAGAAGAAGCTCAAGTATCCCAATGCTTCCAAGGATTCGCAGGGGCGCCTTCGTGTCGCCGCTGCCATCGGAGCTACAGGAGACTTTCTCGAGCGTGCAGCCGCTCTTGTTGCCATGCGCGTTGATGCTCTTGCTATCGACTCTGCCCATGGTCACTCCTCGCGTGTCCTCGAGGCCGTTGCCGAGGTGAAGAAGCGCTTCCCGAATGTTGATCTCCTCGCCGGCAACGTCGCCACGTACGACGGTACTCTGGCGCTCATCGATGCGGGAGCCGATGCCGTCAAGGTCGGTATCGGGCCGGGAAGTATCTGCACCACTCGCATGGTGACTGGAGCCGGTATGCCACAGATCACCGCCATCTCCGAGGCGTACCGAGCGGCCAGCCAGCGCGGTATTCCCGTCATTGCTGACGGCGGTATCAAGTATTCGGGCGATGTCACCAAGGCCATCGCTGCTGGAGCAAACGTCGTTATGATGGGCTCGCTCTTTGCCGGTGTTGACGAAAGCCCGGGTGAAACAATCCTCTATCAGGGGCGTTCCTTCAAAGCATATCGAGGCATGGGGTCGCTCTCCGCCATGGCGCAGGGCTCCGGCGAACGCTACTTCCAGGGGAAGGAAGATATGACTGAATTCTCCAGTGGTGAGCGTCCTTCGCTCACTGCCCGTGAGGGAAGCAGCCAGAATCGTCTAGCGAAGTTTGTTCCCGAAGGTATCGAGGGCCGCGTTCCGCACCGTGGACCGCTTGAGGCCATGGTCTACCAGCTCGTCGGTGGCCTGCGCTCCGGTATGGGCTATCTCGGTTGCGAGACGATTGCGGACCTGCAAACCAAGTCTCGCTTTATTCGCATCTCGAACGCCGGTCTCCGCGAGAGCCACGTCCACGATGTCATCATCACCCGCGAAGCACCAAACTACCATGTCGAATAG
- a CDS encoding GNAT family N-acetyltransferase, with the protein MTVATQLELLDLRHFSARQLRPLLEREAQVWKERLRWDYQNSTELLLQYLDSRVLPGFVALDRGKICGFTFCVYEGHKAVVGDAYAIASDATTSLKITHRLLQHLLELLLHSPNIERIESQLLLYDAGAIDEVFVSAGFAMFPRMFMELNLEDYQGSLMQSDERTLPQEIELRRWSNGDYQQAAELIHMAYADHIDAQVNDQYRSLHGSLRFLHNIIRFPGCGVFASESSWVLRERNTQTLVGIVLCSDVGGAVAHITQLCIAPAWRGHGLAKMMMQCCAEYLRRDGFQAITLTVTTGNTAAVSLYEQLGFEIRHRFDAMVFEREPE; encoded by the coding sequence ATGACGGTTGCAACCCAACTCGAACTGCTGGACCTCCGGCATTTTTCGGCACGCCAACTGCGGCCGTTGCTGGAACGGGAGGCACAGGTCTGGAAGGAACGGCTGCGCTGGGACTATCAGAACTCCACAGAGCTGCTTTTGCAGTACCTCGATTCGCGAGTGCTTCCCGGATTTGTTGCTCTCGATCGCGGGAAGATCTGTGGGTTCACCTTCTGCGTGTACGAGGGACACAAAGCCGTAGTGGGAGATGCTTACGCGATTGCCTCAGACGCCACGACGTCGCTGAAGATCACGCATAGGCTTTTGCAACATCTGTTGGAGTTGCTGCTGCACTCGCCCAATATCGAACGGATCGAGTCGCAGTTGCTACTGTATGACGCCGGGGCTATCGATGAGGTCTTTGTCTCTGCTGGCTTTGCCATGTTTCCACGGATGTTCATGGAACTCAACCTTGAGGACTATCAAGGCTCGCTCATGCAGAGCGACGAACGCACATTGCCCCAAGAGATCGAACTTCGCCGATGGTCGAACGGGGACTATCAACAGGCTGCGGAGTTGATCCACATGGCCTATGCCGATCATATCGATGCACAGGTAAATGATCAGTACCGATCGCTGCATGGATCACTACGTTTTCTGCACAACATCATTCGGTTCCCTGGATGCGGAGTCTTTGCCTCCGAGTCTTCGTGGGTGCTACGAGAGAGAAACACTCAGACCCTCGTGGGAATTGTGCTCTGCTCCGATGTTGGGGGTGCTGTGGCGCATATAACACAGTTATGCATTGCGCCAGCATGGCGAGGGCACGGGTTGGCAAAGATGATGATGCAGTGTTGCGCAGAATATCTGCGCCGAGACGGCTTTCAGGCAATTACCTTGACGGTGACGACTGGGAACACGGCTGCTGTTAGTCTGTATGAGCAGCTGGGATTTGAGATACGGCATCGCTTCGACGCGATGGTATTTGAGCGAGAGCCGGAATAG
- a CDS encoding ArnT family glycosyltransferase, producing the protein MTEIPPSADTGAQKDRGGLPWIRRFLAKPAATAPKEFAVLFVVTMFLLLYGLVPLFGGDKLGLVGADEPRYAQIAREMLEAHSAACHEVHAKITPHSLHLADLEASYHCLVGGTVTPVLYGQPWLEKPALYYWRAMSFFKEFGVSDWSARLPSSSGAFFLFLLVFLHLRRFRPGGHLDAALITASCVGMVSFARGASTDMQLAAPFCIGMLGWYAWYETGKKFWLFDLYFFGAAATLAKGPVAPFLALAIIVLFAGLRKEWSVLRRTIWLPGLILYFVMVLPWYIAVQKRNPTFYRSFFLEHNLERFATNRYQHHQPFWYYVAVLLIALMPWTVLSMRALVDAVQVSIAEWKARRNPQRYLGHIRAGDAFPEFLVLWTLFPILFFSFSGSKLPGYILPSIPPLTILTGDYLNRIRRTGLPRWLLCAHAGLCALLVFVLVLAPQHMKYDTLVPPVRWLVIAVVSAAVMGGVVMLIIRRGGIAQVRNATLLPIIATLIFLLGFHGKELDLSYSARPLARQIKEQAPGESVLATLKVRRDIDYGLAFYRNERLVHYNPDGVPEGEHLLVAPANDSASLQTWLAGRVYEPLFLYDPQGLEVYRVYAK; encoded by the coding sequence GTGACTGAAATTCCACCATCCGCCGATACCGGCGCACAGAAAGACCGTGGAGGACTGCCCTGGATACGCAGGTTTCTTGCGAAGCCAGCGGCGACAGCGCCGAAGGAGTTTGCTGTCCTCTTTGTTGTGACCATGTTCCTTCTGCTGTATGGACTGGTTCCCCTTTTTGGCGGTGACAAGCTCGGCCTGGTGGGAGCAGACGAGCCGAGATATGCTCAGATAGCGCGGGAGATGCTCGAGGCCCATTCAGCTGCCTGCCATGAGGTCCATGCCAAGATAACGCCGCACAGTCTGCATCTGGCGGATCTCGAAGCTTCCTACCACTGCCTGGTAGGAGGTACGGTGACTCCCGTTCTGTATGGGCAGCCCTGGCTTGAGAAACCTGCGCTCTACTACTGGCGAGCGATGAGCTTCTTCAAAGAGTTCGGCGTTTCGGACTGGTCCGCGCGGTTGCCGTCCTCCTCTGGGGCATTCTTTCTATTCCTGCTGGTATTTCTTCACTTGCGCCGGTTTCGTCCGGGTGGACACCTCGACGCGGCTTTGATTACAGCCTCATGTGTTGGAATGGTAAGCTTCGCTCGCGGTGCTTCCACCGACATGCAGCTTGCAGCTCCGTTCTGCATCGGGATGCTAGGTTGGTATGCCTGGTATGAAACGGGAAAGAAGTTCTGGCTCTTCGATCTGTATTTTTTCGGAGCGGCAGCAACCCTGGCAAAGGGTCCCGTTGCTCCGTTTCTGGCATTAGCCATCATTGTTTTGTTCGCGGGACTCCGCAAGGAGTGGTCAGTGCTGCGGAGAACAATCTGGCTTCCTGGCTTGATCCTTTACTTCGTCATGGTGCTGCCGTGGTATATCGCGGTGCAGAAGAGAAACCCGACGTTTTATCGATCATTCTTCCTCGAACATAATCTGGAACGCTTTGCGACCAACCGGTACCAGCACCACCAGCCGTTTTGGTATTACGTTGCCGTCCTGCTGATCGCTCTGATGCCGTGGACCGTGCTCTCGATGCGCGCCCTGGTCGATGCCGTTCAGGTCTCCATCGCCGAGTGGAAGGCGCGGCGGAATCCACAACGCTACCTTGGTCATATTCGCGCTGGAGACGCCTTCCCTGAGTTCCTCGTGCTTTGGACCCTTTTCCCGATCCTGTTCTTTTCATTCTCGGGATCGAAGCTGCCAGGATATATCCTTCCGTCGATCCCTCCACTAACCATCCTGACGGGCGATTATTTGAACCGAATCCGACGCACTGGCCTACCTCGATGGCTGCTATGTGCCCACGCAGGACTGTGCGCTCTGCTGGTCTTTGTGCTTGTGCTGGCACCACAGCATATGAAATACGACACACTCGTTCCTCCAGTACGCTGGCTGGTAATTGCCGTGGTATCAGCAGCTGTCATGGGCGGTGTGGTCATGCTGATCATTCGTCGCGGTGGCATTGCTCAGGTGAGAAATGCGACGCTGTTGCCAATTATCGCGACACTGATCTTTCTACTCGGATTTCACGGCAAGGAGCTCGACCTGAGCTACTCAGCCCGTCCGCTGGCCAGACAAATCAAAGAGCAAGCTCCTGGCGAGAGCGTTTTGGCAACATTGAAAGTGAGGCGTGATATTGATTATGGCCTCGCGTTCTATCGCAATGAGCGGCTTGTGCATTACAACCCAGATGGCGTACCAGAGGGGGAGCACCTGCTGGTAGCCCCGGCCAACGACTCAGCCAGTCTTCAAACGTGGTTGGCGGGCCGCGTGTATGAACCTCTCTTCCTCTACGATCCACAGGGGCTCGAAGTCTATCGAGTCTATGCGAAATAG
- a CDS encoding DHH family phosphoesterase, which yields MTHEEAIATLLEILHNHKRFVVTSHARPDGDAVGSSLALAEILEQLGHEVDIVFADPVPDIYETLPNVGRIRHARHAGDDPRAVIILECDSTKRTELLGLEGRFIINIDHHASGRDFGSFNWIDENACAVAAMVFRIAVAAKVDITPSMATCLYTSILSDTGSFTYPGTSAETFALAHTLALKGASPSKIARDVLFTSPLSKIKLLGAALSNMECDGAIAWSWVTQQDLDRTGAIPEDCEGVVNHLISIAGVESAVFLRELPTANQFRLSIRSKGRVNVALVAESFGGGGHRTASGCTMEGPLASATGRILKQLRDELC from the coding sequence ATGACGCATGAAGAAGCGATCGCCACTCTTCTGGAGATACTGCACAACCATAAGCGATTTGTGGTGACCTCTCACGCCCGTCCCGATGGCGACGCCGTCGGCTCCTCTCTTGCCCTCGCAGAGATCCTCGAGCAACTCGGCCACGAGGTCGACATCGTCTTCGCCGATCCCGTTCCTGATATTTACGAGACCTTGCCGAACGTCGGGAGAATCCGCCACGCTCGCCATGCTGGGGATGATCCGCGCGCCGTCATTATTTTGGAGTGCGACAGCACAAAACGAACGGAGCTTCTCGGCCTGGAGGGACGATTTATCATTAATATCGACCACCATGCGAGCGGCCGGGACTTCGGCTCATTCAACTGGATCGACGAGAACGCCTGTGCAGTAGCTGCTATGGTCTTCCGGATTGCCGTAGCTGCCAAGGTCGACATCACGCCGTCGATGGCAACCTGTCTCTACACCTCCATTCTCTCCGATACAGGATCGTTCACCTACCCTGGAACCTCGGCTGAGACCTTCGCCCTGGCACACACTCTGGCGTTGAAGGGTGCCAGTCCCAGCAAGATCGCCCGCGATGTCCTCTTCACATCACCTCTAAGCAAGATCAAGCTTCTGGGGGCAGCTCTCTCGAACATGGAGTGTGACGGAGCTATCGCCTGGAGTTGGGTTACCCAGCAAGACCTAGACCGCACCGGCGCCATTCCAGAAGATTGCGAGGGCGTCGTCAACCATCTGATCAGTATTGCCGGGGTCGAGTCAGCGGTCTTTCTCCGCGAACTTCCGACCGCCAACCAATTTCGCCTTAGTATCCGCAGTAAGGGCCGCGTGAACGTGGCACTCGTCGCCGAGAGCTTCGGCGGAGGCGGACATCGAACCGCCAGCGGATGCACCATGGAAGGCCCGCTGGCCTCTGCCACTGGGCGCATCTTGAAGCAGCTTCGGGATGAACTCTGCTAA
- the rbfA gene encoding 30S ribosome-binding factor RbfA, protein MPEQRARTYHRNRVASTFSEEIGAMLEGELSDPRIAPSYVTEVVLAPGGKSARIFVAVHGDAAEEDETLAGLMTARGYIRCQLRDRMGVRHVPELTFAIDRSEKMTGRMDELLGRMRKRDKKRADAVSGPTEIAPKL, encoded by the coding sequence ATGCCTGAACAACGAGCACGAACTTATCATCGGAACCGCGTAGCCAGCACTTTCTCGGAAGAGATCGGCGCAATGCTCGAAGGCGAGCTCTCCGATCCTCGCATCGCGCCCAGTTATGTGACCGAGGTCGTCCTCGCCCCGGGCGGCAAATCCGCCCGTATCTTCGTGGCGGTCCACGGTGACGCGGCTGAAGAGGATGAGACGCTTGCTGGACTGATGACAGCCCGCGGATACATTCGCTGCCAGCTTCGCGATCGAATGGGAGTCCGTCACGTCCCCGAGCTTACGTTCGCCATCGACCGATCCGAAAAGATGACAGGCCGGATGGATGAGTTGCTGGGCCGTATGCGCAAGCGCGACAAGAAGCGGGCGGATGCGGTATCTGGGCCTACGGAGATTGCTCCCAAACTATGA
- a CDS encoding DUF503 domain-containing protein → MPIGRLTLEIAIPYAQSLKDRRQVVRSIKDKLRHGFNLSIAELDEGQVWNRAILGIVCISSSSSYLTGQLEQIDAAAHRMLTTLGAEMTDSFAEILPE, encoded by the coding sequence ATGCCGATTGGAAGGCTGACGCTGGAAATCGCTATTCCCTATGCTCAGTCGCTCAAGGACCGTCGCCAGGTCGTTCGCTCAATCAAGGACAAGCTTCGCCACGGTTTCAATCTGTCCATCGCGGAGCTGGACGAGGGGCAGGTCTGGAACCGGGCTATCCTGGGGATCGTCTGCATCTCTAGTTCTAGTAGTTATTTGACCGGGCAACTGGAGCAAATCGATGCCGCAGCCCATCGGATGCTCACCACGCTCGGAGCCGAAATGACTGATTCTTTTGCCGAGATTTTGCCGGAATAG
- a CDS encoding glycoside hydrolase family 27 protein has protein sequence MRSIDIGRSWTTSKRALCFSFALLLGAVPHALAQSDLSGYWDLKVPVGDGTFQETFFELQQNSGTIAGKLLRRDIPIQGTLTGSTIHLATVPPTTGTNNRHITAYDGTYENGKLTLEMHIQHGQLAKGEAERTTKDATMPPAPLPLPTLRDLPDNGLVRTPPMGWNSWNKFAGKITDADVRSMADAMVSSGMSKLGYVYINIDDTWELGRDASGNITTNNKFPDMKALADYVHSKGLKIGIYSSPGPKTCAGYEGSFAHEEKDAKTYAAWGIDYLKYDLCSAGDIYPSSEANQRGLYQKMGDALEHTGRPIVFSLCQYGQNAPWKWGAKVSGNLWRTTGDISDNWKSMDTIGFSQLAIASYTRPGHWNDPDMLEVGNGGMTADEYRTHMSLWSLLSAPLIAGNDLRTMTDETTSILMNQEVIAIDQDPAAKPTQELTKDGSVEILWRTMQDGSIIVGFFNRGDQATDAGVQWSALPGGIAGKKLKARDLWKHEAVPTTGDRFNANVPAHGVVLLRISGR, from the coding sequence ATGAGATCAATCGATATCGGCAGGTCGTGGACGACCTCAAAGAGAGCTCTCTGCTTCTCATTCGCTCTTCTTCTTGGAGCCGTTCCGCATGCCCTCGCTCAGAGCGATCTCAGTGGCTATTGGGACCTCAAAGTACCTGTAGGCGACGGGACCTTCCAGGAAACATTTTTCGAACTACAGCAAAATAGCGGAACCATCGCCGGGAAGCTACTGCGCAGGGATATTCCCATCCAAGGCACCCTCACGGGCAGCACAATCCATCTCGCCACCGTTCCTCCAACGACGGGCACAAACAACCGTCACATTACGGCCTATGACGGCACCTACGAAAACGGAAAGCTTACGCTCGAGATGCACATCCAGCACGGACAGCTCGCCAAGGGTGAAGCCGAGCGCACAACAAAAGATGCCACCATGCCTCCCGCACCTCTGCCACTGCCTACGCTACGTGACCTGCCTGATAATGGCCTCGTCCGCACACCGCCCATGGGCTGGAATAGCTGGAACAAGTTCGCCGGAAAGATTACTGATGCGGATGTACGTTCCATGGCGGACGCCATGGTCTCAAGCGGCATGAGCAAACTTGGCTACGTCTACATCAACATCGACGACACCTGGGAGCTCGGGCGGGACGCCTCCGGCAACATCACCACCAACAACAAGTTCCCTGACATGAAGGCTCTGGCCGATTATGTTCACTCAAAGGGTCTGAAGATCGGTATCTACTCCTCGCCCGGACCCAAGACCTGCGCCGGCTATGAGGGCAGCTTCGCCCACGAGGAAAAGGACGCAAAGACTTACGCGGCGTGGGGCATTGACTATCTCAAATACGATCTCTGCAGTGCCGGGGACATCTATCCTTCCAGCGAGGCGAACCAGCGCGGCCTCTACCAAAAAATGGGCGACGCCCTTGAGCATACTGGCCGCCCCATCGTCTTCAGTCTCTGCCAGTATGGGCAGAACGCCCCCTGGAAATGGGGCGCAAAGGTCAGCGGCAATCTCTGGCGCACGACCGGCGACATCAGCGACAACTGGAAATCGATGGACACGATCGGCTTCAGCCAGCTAGCGATTGCGTCTTACACTCGTCCAGGCCACTGGAACGACCCCGATATGCTCGAGGTCGGCAACGGCGGCATGACCGCCGATGAGTACCGCACCCACATGAGCCTCTGGTCACTCCTCTCCGCTCCCCTCATTGCTGGAAACGACCTCCGCACAATGACCGATGAGACCACGTCGATCCTGATGAACCAAGAGGTCATCGCGATCGATCAAGATCCGGCAGCAAAGCCGACGCAGGAGCTGACGAAAGATGGCAGTGTCGAGATACTCTGGCGCACCATGCAGGACGGCTCCATCATCGTCGGATTCTTCAATCGCGGCGATCAGGCGACCGATGCTGGCGTTCAATGGTCCGCGCTTCCCGGCGGCATTGCGGGAAAAAAGCTGAAGGCACGCGATCTCTGGAAGCATGAGGCCGTTCCCACAACGGGCGACAGGTTCAATGCAAACGTCCCCGCTCACGGAGTCGTCCTCCTACGCATTAGTGGACGATAG